In one Aminivibrio pyruvatiphilus genomic region, the following are encoded:
- a CDS encoding GspE/PulE family protein: protein MVPRLPDGEEIAPLIRGRVSLDALKNAGILPLRDDGERLVVALASPECFPAAQVLAASFGREAAWELHRREDLEHLWGRLYDLRGGIGDDTLSAVAGIDDGDGLLREDVQSDSVDVPVIKLVNGLLREALKIRATDIHVEPFENEVLVRFRVDGVLHDRLRLPRNLQAPLTSRMKVMARMDIAERLAPQDGRIGITVGNRAVDIRVSSIPVQHGERLALRLLDKGSGLLSLEDLGMDASSRETMSALIGNPHGLILFTGPTGSGKTTTLYAILQALAKPEVNIITVEDPIEYDLEGVGQIQVNEKAGVTFPSALRSILRQDPDIIMIGEMRDYETAHIGVQASLTGHLVLSTLHTNDSVSAVIRLTDMGVEPYLAAGSLLGAVAQRLVRTLCPKCSYRAEAPALFRREGLTEVFRGRGCDHCMGTGYRGRVGLYEQFILDDELREMVAAGLPTPKIRSAARLKGFRTLWELGLDALRQGRTSPEELLRVVSAGEFGPSLEEG from the coding sequence ATGGTCCCACGGCTTCCCGACGGAGAAGAAATCGCTCCCCTCATCCGGGGGAGAGTCAGCCTCGACGCCCTGAAGAACGCAGGCATCCTGCCCCTCCGGGACGACGGGGAGCGGCTTGTGGTCGCCCTGGCCTCGCCGGAGTGCTTTCCCGCCGCCCAGGTCCTTGCGGCGTCCTTCGGCCGGGAGGCGGCGTGGGAGCTCCATCGGCGGGAGGACCTTGAGCACCTTTGGGGCCGCCTGTACGACCTGAGGGGAGGCATCGGCGACGACACCCTCTCGGCCGTGGCGGGCATCGACGACGGCGACGGGCTCCTCAGGGAGGACGTGCAGAGCGACTCGGTGGACGTCCCGGTCATCAAGCTGGTGAACGGCCTTCTGAGGGAAGCCCTGAAGATCCGGGCGACGGACATCCACGTGGAACCCTTCGAGAACGAGGTCCTCGTGAGATTCCGGGTGGACGGGGTTCTCCACGACCGGCTCCGCCTTCCCCGGAACCTCCAGGCTCCCCTGACGAGCAGGATGAAGGTCATGGCGCGGATGGACATCGCCGAGCGCCTCGCCCCCCAGGACGGCCGGATCGGCATCACCGTTGGGAACCGGGCGGTGGACATCCGGGTCAGCTCCATCCCTGTGCAGCACGGAGAGCGCCTCGCCCTCCGCCTGCTGGACAAGGGCTCGGGGCTTCTCAGCCTGGAGGATCTCGGCATGGACGCCTCATCCAGGGAGACCATGAGCGCCCTCATCGGGAACCCCCACGGGCTTATCCTCTTCACGGGACCCACCGGCTCCGGCAAGACCACCACCCTCTACGCCATCCTCCAGGCCCTGGCGAAGCCGGAGGTGAACATCATCACCGTGGAAGACCCCATCGAGTATGACCTGGAAGGGGTCGGGCAGATCCAGGTGAACGAAAAGGCGGGGGTCACCTTCCCCTCCGCCCTCCGGTCCATCCTCAGGCAGGACCCGGACATCATCATGATAGGCGAAATGCGGGACTACGAGACCGCCCACATAGGCGTCCAGGCGTCCCTCACGGGACACCTGGTCCTCTCGACCCTCCACACCAACGATTCCGTCTCGGCGGTAATCCGCCTCACCGACATGGGGGTGGAGCCCTACCTCGCGGCCGGGTCCCTTCTCGGCGCCGTGGCCCAGCGCCTTGTCCGGACCCTCTGCCCCAAGTGCTCGTACAGGGCCGAAGCGCCGGCCCTCTTTCGGAGAGAGGGCCTTACGGAGGTCTTCCGGGGCAGGGGATGCGACCACTGCATGGGCACCGGGTACCGGGGACGGGTGGGGCTGTACGAACAGTTCATTCTTGACGACGAGCTCCGGGAAATGGTGGCGGCAGGCCTTCCCACCCCGAAGATACGGTCCGCCGCCCGTTTGAAGGGGTTTCGTACCCTCTGGGAACTGGGTCTCGATGCCCTGCGGCAGGGGAGGACCTCCCCCGAGGAGCTGCTCCGGGTGGTCTCCGCAGGGGAATTCGGCCCCTCCCTGGAAGAAGGATAA
- the gspD gene encoding type II secretion system secretin GspD → MIRKLLLLALILFCFAPGAPAQTPPQDDEFALVESARRMRASGNAQFNFQDVDMVKFIRFMAELLNENLVLTPGVKGSISVISPKPFPLKEARQVFISVLEMNGYTLQQGAGFGKVVPLQPGSSAESDVRTGRMGPGEGEQTVSQVVPLDFVTADFIAAAVSQASGRMVTVLPVGRGNDILLTGRATDVNRAVDLIRTLDRADKIFKSRTVKITKASPEIIAAHLANLAKVPGSPVFGLTVLPDAPGNQIVLAGEERHINRALKLIADLDVTPKSGEFHVYKLENADAKVVAEQLSKILSAQASQAVNAEGRIPTTVVPDIPSNSLIFAAPPHHFQSLVEIIQKIDTLPRQVLLRGLIAEVNLTKLNNAGIDWATWGGAVTGDAVLAGQLNMGGAGVPGNIIDWFQNLSRTEEEYRRSDGTYGTRTNYKGMGLVYAYLDLLKKFDAVNVLSMPRLMCTDNLPSELQVGQVIPQLKGKLSDVSNPNAVQSSYEYKDTGLILHVTPSIRSGNLVALDVEQVVEDVLTAMTAETPVTGKRKIKTSVMVSSGNTVILGGLIKEVEKSLRSRVPGLSYIPLIGGLFTRSVKQREKIELMIFLTPYILETPGEAEQITREIVSGEHGMSAPEEKLWKRLEKEYRESVKQQSK, encoded by the coding sequence ATGATCCGGAAACTGCTTCTTCTGGCACTGATCCTGTTCTGTTTCGCACCGGGGGCTCCGGCCCAGACTCCGCCCCAGGACGACGAATTCGCCCTCGTGGAATCGGCCCGGAGAATGAGGGCTTCCGGGAACGCCCAGTTCAACTTCCAGGACGTGGACATGGTGAAGTTCATCCGGTTCATGGCGGAGCTGCTGAACGAGAACCTCGTGCTCACCCCCGGTGTGAAGGGGTCCATCTCGGTCATATCCCCGAAGCCCTTTCCCCTGAAGGAGGCCAGGCAGGTGTTCATCTCGGTGCTGGAGATGAACGGCTACACCCTGCAGCAGGGCGCCGGGTTCGGCAAGGTGGTGCCCCTCCAGCCGGGAAGCTCGGCGGAATCCGACGTCCGCACCGGGCGGATGGGGCCGGGGGAGGGGGAGCAGACGGTCTCCCAGGTGGTCCCCCTGGACTTCGTCACAGCCGACTTCATCGCAGCCGCGGTGAGCCAGGCGTCGGGCCGCATGGTCACCGTGCTGCCCGTGGGCCGGGGGAACGACATCCTCCTCACCGGCAGGGCCACCGACGTGAACAGGGCGGTGGACCTCATCCGGACCCTGGACAGGGCCGACAAGATCTTCAAGTCCCGGACGGTGAAAATCACGAAGGCATCCCCCGAGATCATCGCCGCCCACCTGGCCAACCTGGCGAAAGTCCCGGGAAGCCCGGTCTTCGGCCTCACCGTTCTCCCCGACGCCCCGGGCAACCAGATCGTCCTCGCCGGGGAGGAGCGGCACATCAACCGGGCGCTGAAGCTCATCGCCGACCTGGACGTCACCCCGAAGTCGGGGGAATTCCACGTGTACAAACTGGAGAACGCCGATGCCAAGGTGGTGGCGGAGCAGCTGTCGAAGATCCTGTCCGCCCAGGCGTCCCAGGCGGTGAATGCCGAAGGGAGGATCCCCACCACGGTGGTGCCCGACATCCCGTCCAACAGCCTCATCTTCGCCGCGCCGCCCCACCATTTCCAGTCCCTGGTGGAGATCATCCAGAAGATCGACACCCTGCCCCGCCAGGTGCTCCTCCGGGGTCTCATCGCCGAGGTCAACCTGACGAAGCTCAACAACGCCGGCATCGACTGGGCCACCTGGGGCGGGGCAGTCACAGGGGACGCGGTCCTCGCAGGGCAGCTGAACATGGGGGGCGCAGGGGTGCCGGGCAACATCATCGACTGGTTCCAGAACCTCTCCAGGACGGAAGAGGAGTACAGGAGGAGCGACGGAACCTACGGGACGAGAACGAACTACAAGGGCATGGGCCTCGTCTACGCCTACCTCGACCTGCTCAAGAAGTTCGACGCTGTGAACGTGCTCTCCATGCCCCGGCTCATGTGCACCGACAACCTCCCCAGCGAGCTCCAGGTGGGGCAGGTCATCCCCCAGCTCAAGGGAAAGCTTTCGGACGTATCCAACCCGAACGCCGTGCAGAGCAGCTACGAATACAAGGACACGGGGCTCATCCTCCACGTCACCCCCTCCATCCGGAGCGGGAACCTTGTCGCCCTCGATGTGGAACAGGTTGTCGAGGACGTGCTCACCGCCATGACCGCAGAAACCCCCGTGACGGGCAAGCGGAAGATCAAAACCAGCGTCATGGTGAGCTCCGGCAACACAGTGATCCTGGGAGGCCTCATCAAGGAAGTGGAGAAGAGCCTCCGGAGCAGGGTCCCCGGCCTCTCCTACATCCCCCTCATCGGCGGGCTCTTCACCCGGTCGGTGAAGCAGCGGGAGAAGATCGAGCTCATGATCTTCCTGACCCCCTACATCCTCGAGACTCCCGGCGAGGCGGAGCAGATCACCCGGGAGATCGTCTCCGGCGAGCACGGCATGAGCGCTCCCGAGGAGAAGCTCTGGAAGCGCCTCGAGAAGGAGTACCGGGAATCGGTGAAGCAGCAGTCGAAATGA
- a CDS encoding molybdopterin-dependent aldehyde oxidoreductase produces MIQKVFFVNGVERNIIVEDDSTLASVLREQLGLTGTKIGCGQGHCGSCGVIIDGTYTRSCVYKMSRLPEGACITTIEGIGTPGNLHPIQKAWIRHGAAQCGFCTPGFIVSAKALLDTNPNPTREEVRDWFQANRNACRCTGYKPIVDAVMDAAKVLRGEMDVKDLDFVLPGDGRIWGSRYPRPTAVGKVTGTLDYGADLILKMPKKTLHAALVQAKVSHANIKGIDTSEAEKMPGVYKIVTHKDIRGKNRITGLITFPTNKGDGWDRPILCDEKIFQYGDAVAIVCADSYRNAAAAAEKVKLDLEVLPAYMSAPAAMAEDAIEIHPGTPNVYFTQKIKKGEDTAPIFARSDVVTAEDDFYVGRQPHMPIEPDVGFAYLDHEGRLVIHSKSIGVHLHLAMIAPGLGVEPEKLVLVTNPSGGTFGYKFSPTMEALVGAAALATGHPVALNYTWKQQQQYTGKRSPFFVNMKFAADREGKLLAMETDYSVDHGPYSEFGDLLTLRGTQFMGAGYDIPNIRGEGRTVCTNHAWGSAFRAYGSPQSLFSSEVLMDELAEKLGMDPLEIRLKNAYRPGSTSPTGQAPESYSLPKMLEALRPKYELAKKRAAEGSTARYKKGVGLSVGVYGCGLDGPDGSEARVDMNPDGTITICTAWEDHGQGADIGAIGTAHEALRPLGISPDKLRFTWPNTAKCPNSGPAGGSRSQVMTGNAIRVACETLLKETAKPKSGFFKKDGGYMTYDELVAAGKPTSFAGKWSAVEGAACDENSQGKPFVIYMYGVFMAEVTVDTETGKTAVDRMTLMCDCGKINNRLVVDGQNYGGIAQGIGLALSEDFEDIEKHSTMPGAGFPYIKDIPDDIEVIYFEEHRADGPHGAAGIGELPLTSPHASVINGIYNACGVRITKLPAYPEKVLAALKK; encoded by the coding sequence ATGATTCAGAAAGTCTTTTTTGTCAACGGCGTCGAACGGAACATCATAGTGGAGGACGACAGCACCCTTGCCTCCGTACTCAGGGAACAGCTCGGGCTCACCGGAACCAAGATAGGCTGCGGCCAGGGACATTGCGGCTCCTGCGGCGTGATCATCGACGGCACGTATACCCGTTCCTGCGTGTACAAGATGTCACGGCTTCCTGAAGGAGCCTGCATCACCACCATCGAGGGGATAGGCACTCCCGGGAATCTCCACCCCATCCAGAAGGCATGGATCAGGCACGGGGCCGCCCAGTGCGGTTTCTGCACCCCCGGATTCATCGTCTCCGCAAAAGCCCTTCTCGACACCAACCCCAATCCGACCCGGGAAGAAGTCCGGGACTGGTTCCAGGCCAACAGGAACGCCTGCCGCTGCACCGGGTACAAGCCCATCGTGGACGCCGTCATGGATGCCGCCAAGGTGCTCCGGGGGGAGATGGACGTGAAGGATCTCGATTTCGTCCTTCCTGGTGACGGACGGATCTGGGGCAGCAGGTACCCCCGTCCCACTGCGGTCGGAAAAGTCACCGGAACCCTGGACTACGGCGCCGACCTTATCCTCAAGATGCCGAAGAAAACCCTCCACGCAGCCCTCGTCCAGGCGAAGGTTTCCCACGCCAACATAAAGGGTATCGATACCTCCGAGGCGGAGAAGATGCCCGGAGTCTACAAGATCGTCACCCACAAGGATATCAGGGGGAAAAACAGGATTACCGGACTCATCACCTTCCCCACGAACAAGGGCGACGGGTGGGACCGCCCCATCCTGTGCGACGAGAAGATTTTCCAGTACGGTGACGCAGTGGCCATCGTCTGCGCCGACAGCTACAGGAACGCCGCCGCGGCGGCCGAAAAAGTGAAGCTCGACCTGGAGGTTCTTCCGGCTTACATGAGCGCCCCTGCCGCCATGGCGGAGGATGCCATCGAAATCCATCCAGGCACACCAAACGTGTATTTCACCCAGAAAATCAAGAAAGGGGAGGATACGGCCCCCATCTTCGCCCGTTCCGACGTGGTCACCGCGGAGGACGACTTCTACGTGGGCAGGCAGCCGCACATGCCCATCGAGCCTGACGTGGGATTCGCCTACCTGGACCACGAGGGTCGGCTGGTAATCCACTCCAAGTCCATCGGCGTCCATCTCCACCTGGCCATGATCGCCCCCGGTCTGGGTGTGGAGCCCGAAAAGCTGGTTCTCGTGACGAATCCTTCCGGGGGCACCTTCGGCTACAAGTTCAGCCCCACCATGGAAGCCCTCGTGGGAGCCGCGGCACTGGCCACGGGACACCCCGTGGCGCTGAACTACACCTGGAAGCAGCAGCAGCAGTACACCGGAAAGCGCTCCCCCTTCTTCGTCAACATGAAGTTCGCCGCCGACAGGGAAGGAAAGCTCCTCGCCATGGAAACCGACTATTCCGTGGATCACGGCCCCTATTCCGAGTTCGGCGATCTGCTGACCCTGCGGGGCACCCAGTTCATGGGCGCGGGATACGATATTCCCAACATCAGGGGCGAGGGCCGGACGGTGTGCACCAACCATGCCTGGGGCTCGGCTTTCAGGGCCTACGGTTCCCCCCAGTCCCTCTTCTCCTCCGAGGTCCTTATGGATGAACTGGCGGAGAAGCTCGGCATGGATCCCCTGGAGATCCGCCTGAAGAATGCCTACCGGCCGGGGAGCACTTCTCCCACGGGACAGGCGCCCGAGTCCTATTCCCTTCCGAAGATGCTCGAGGCGCTCCGGCCGAAGTACGAGCTCGCGAAGAAGAGAGCCGCCGAGGGCTCCACTGCCCGCTACAAAAAAGGCGTCGGCCTCTCGGTGGGTGTATACGGCTGCGGGCTCGACGGTCCCGATGGTTCCGAGGCACGGGTCGACATGAACCCCGACGGGACCATCACCATCTGTACGGCCTGGGAGGACCACGGCCAGGGTGCCGATATCGGCGCCATCGGAACGGCCCACGAGGCACTGCGCCCCCTGGGCATCTCCCCCGACAAGCTCCGGTTTACGTGGCCCAATACGGCGAAATGCCCCAATTCAGGGCCTGCGGGCGGCTCCAGGTCCCAGGTCATGACGGGCAACGCCATCCGGGTGGCCTGCGAAACCCTGCTCAAGGAGACCGCGAAGCCAAAAAGCGGCTTCTTTAAGAAGGACGGCGGGTATATGACCTATGACGAACTGGTTGCCGCCGGAAAGCCGACCTCTTTCGCCGGAAAGTGGTCCGCCGTGGAGGGGGCCGCATGCGATGAAAACAGCCAGGGGAAACCCTTCGTGATCTACATGTACGGCGTGTTTATGGCCGAGGTGACCGTGGACACGGAAACGGGCAAGACTGCCGTGGACCGGATGACCCTCATGTGCGACTGCGGGAAGATCAACAACCGCCTCGTGGTGGACGGACAGAACTACGGCGGCATCGCCCAGGGCATCGGCCTCGCCCTCTCCGAGGACTTCGAGGATATCGAGAAGCACTCCACCATGCCCGGGGCAGGGTTCCCCTACATCAAGGACATCCCCGACGACATCGAGGTCATCTACTTCGAGGAGCACAGGGCCGACGGCCCCCACGGCGCGGCCGGCATCGGAGAGCTTCCCCTCACGAGCCCCCATGCCTCCGTCATCAACGGCATCTACAACGCCTGCGGCGTGAGGATCACCAAGCTTCCCGCCTACCCCGAGAAGGTCCTGGCGGCGCTGAAAAAGTAG
- a CDS encoding type II secretion system F family protein, translated as MPAFRYTAYDETGKVRKGTVDAPSSVRAGELLAAQGLTAVDIAEGVQRKAGRRRGFGLSYHALFCRGLSSYLKRGVPLAEALKFLGRHSSDRRVADACLHLHEGVLGGKRLSAVLEETGLFREDLLRIVESGERTSALPGVLEQAAALYAMQEGQRRKIRSALTYPLAMTVIGFAVVLFLLTYVVPRLADLFADMGQALPLPTRILLGTAAFLREWWPALVLALMGFFFLARKRKWSVSLPFFRRIRENIALSLVMSHLKTLLSAGIPLVQALGMASSMDSRPERWMEAARLVKEGFRFDRALERLGTFPEEAVYILRIGELGGDLPGAIGQVAEMNWEEARDGMEKAATLAEPLLVLFLGLAVGFVVIAVLLPIFDLSSLAG; from the coding sequence GTGCCTGCCTTTCGCTATACTGCCTACGACGAAACAGGAAAGGTCCGGAAGGGAACGGTGGATGCCCCGTCCTCCGTCAGGGCGGGCGAACTGCTCGCCGCCCAGGGGCTCACGGCGGTGGACATCGCGGAGGGAGTTCAGCGGAAAGCCGGGCGGAGAAGGGGCTTCGGCCTCTCTTACCATGCCCTGTTCTGCCGGGGGCTTTCCTCCTACCTGAAGCGGGGAGTTCCCCTCGCCGAAGCATTGAAGTTCCTGGGCCGCCATTCATCGGACCGGCGGGTGGCCGATGCCTGCCTTCATCTCCACGAAGGCGTGCTGGGAGGAAAGCGCCTCTCCGCCGTGCTGGAAGAAACGGGTCTCTTCCGGGAGGACCTCCTGAGGATAGTGGAATCGGGCGAAAGGACATCGGCCCTTCCCGGTGTGCTGGAGCAGGCTGCGGCCCTCTACGCCATGCAGGAGGGGCAGCGGCGGAAGATCCGGTCCGCCCTGACCTATCCCCTGGCCATGACGGTCATCGGCTTCGCCGTGGTCCTCTTTCTGCTCACCTACGTGGTTCCCCGGCTCGCCGACCTCTTTGCCGACATGGGGCAGGCCCTGCCCCTTCCCACGAGAATCCTCCTGGGAACGGCGGCGTTTCTCCGGGAATGGTGGCCGGCGCTGGTCCTTGCCCTGATGGGGTTCTTTTTCCTGGCACGGAAGAGAAAGTGGTCCGTGAGCCTCCCCTTCTTCCGGCGCATCCGGGAAAATATCGCCCTCTCCCTGGTGATGTCCCACCTGAAGACCCTGCTCTCCGCTGGGATCCCCCTGGTGCAGGCCCTCGGAATGGCCTCCTCCATGGACTCCCGGCCGGAGCGGTGGATGGAGGCCGCCCGGCTCGTGAAGGAAGGGTTCCGGTTCGACCGTGCCCTGGAGAGGCTTGGCACCTTTCCCGAGGAGGCGGTCTACATCCTCAGGATCGGCGAGCTGGGAGGAGACCTGCCGGGTGCCATCGGCCAGGTGGCGGAGATGAACTGGGAGGAGGCCCGGGACGGCATGGAAAAGGCGGCCACTCTCGCGGAACCCCTCCTGGTGCTGTTTCTGGGACTGGCAGTGGGCTTCGTGGTCATCGCCGTGCTCCTTCCCATATTTGACCTGTCCAGTCTCGCGGGATGA
- a CDS encoding type II secretion system protein has protein sequence MKDPMGRGRKRGFTLAETLVAVAVLGLVAAGSMRLAVLSLRALGEVRQGREQLALSRNFWLRAVSGKLESRGRENGISWETGRFEFPGQDGLPPGYSCGKVVIRPAAAAGGNEVVLYVPDRMISRGRQQ, from the coding sequence GTGAAGGACCCCATGGGACGGGGAAGGAAACGGGGCTTCACCCTTGCCGAGACGCTCGTGGCCGTGGCGGTCCTGGGTCTCGTAGCCGCCGGCAGCATGAGGCTGGCCGTTCTCTCCCTCCGCGCCCTCGGGGAGGTCCGGCAGGGACGTGAACAGCTCGCCCTCTCGAGGAACTTCTGGCTTCGGGCGGTCAGCGGAAAGCTGGAGAGCCGGGGCCGGGAGAACGGAATCTCCTGGGAGACCGGCAGATTCGAATTTCCGGGGCAGGACGGCCTGCCTCCCGGCTATTCCTGCGGGAAAGTCGTCATACGACCCGCCGCCGCAGCGGGGGGAAACGAAGTGGTCCTCTATGTTCCTGACCGCATGATCTCGAGGGGGAGACAACAATGA
- the gspC gene encoding type II secretion system protein GspC: MARIDDLLRGGSRLALPLLGAALFSAMAGYWAAGMVEERLFLLSVEETGKISARGAPPLPAEKEQGPSLRDFAAGDPFGAAPPPSEAPLVKAPETEITVSELYELEGIRLAGTLPGIAVWIDDGGKQSVFLRGQQVKGYELTEAGEDRVVLRKGGTVVNVLLRYSGHTSSRASAPPSPPQVVNIPGQGVTAARPGQQGSIPRETVDNLLMNPLDEMKKFRLRPKFDGDRALGVEVQWMDRNSFLESVGVEKGDVIQSVNGLEIRNMGDVVNVINSLMGGSAFDVQVLRGGAPVSLKYTIR; encoded by the coding sequence ATGGCTCGAATTGACGACCTTCTCCGGGGAGGATCGAGGCTGGCTCTTCCCCTTCTCGGGGCGGCCCTTTTCTCGGCAATGGCAGGGTACTGGGCGGCCGGAATGGTGGAGGAACGGCTGTTTCTCCTGTCCGTGGAGGAGACCGGAAAAATATCGGCCAGGGGAGCGCCGCCGCTTCCGGCGGAAAAGGAGCAGGGCCCTTCCCTGAGGGATTTTGCCGCCGGGGACCCCTTCGGGGCGGCCCCCCCGCCTTCTGAGGCGCCTTTGGTGAAGGCGCCGGAGACGGAAATTACCGTGAGTGAGCTGTACGAGCTGGAGGGCATCCGGCTCGCCGGGACGCTGCCGGGGATCGCGGTCTGGATCGACGACGGGGGAAAACAGTCCGTATTTCTCCGGGGCCAGCAGGTGAAGGGCTATGAACTGACCGAGGCCGGCGAGGACAGGGTGGTCCTCAGAAAGGGAGGCACGGTGGTGAACGTCCTCCTCCGGTACAGCGGCCACACATCATCCAGGGCCTCGGCCCCGCCGTCTCCTCCCCAGGTTGTGAACATACCCGGCCAGGGAGTTACGGCGGCCCGTCCCGGGCAGCAGGGATCAATCCCCAGGGAGACGGTGGACAACCTGCTCATGAATCCCCTGGACGAGATGAAAAAATTCCGGCTCAGGCCGAAGTTCGACGGCGACAGGGCCCTGGGCGTGGAAGTGCAGTGGATGGACAGGAACAGCTTTCTGGAGTCCGTGGGGGTGGAGAAGGGCGACGTGATCCAGTCGGTCAACGGCCTGGAGATCCGGAACATGGGGGACGTGGTGAACGTCATCAACTCCCTCATGGGAGGAAGCGCCTTCGATGTGCAGGTTCTCAGGGGCGGAGCTCCCGTTTCCCTGAAGTACACCATCCGGTGA
- the gspG gene encoding type II secretion system major pseudopilin GspG produces MKERQLKRKGFTLVEVLVVVVILGLLAALVVPRVVGRGEDAKRTAAAVQIREIEQALEMYRLDSSLYPSTAQGLEALVTKPSIPPEPRKYREGGYLRKLPADPWGSPFVYRRPGDHGEYDLFSLGADGEEGGDGPGKDITNWE; encoded by the coding sequence ATGAAAGAAAGGCAGCTGAAACGGAAGGGCTTTACGCTGGTGGAAGTGCTCGTGGTGGTGGTCATCCTCGGCCTGCTGGCGGCTCTCGTGGTGCCCAGGGTGGTGGGCAGGGGGGAGGATGCCAAGAGAACCGCGGCGGCGGTGCAGATCCGGGAGATCGAGCAGGCCCTGGAGATGTACCGGCTCGACAGCAGTCTGTACCCCTCCACGGCCCAGGGGCTTGAAGCCCTGGTGACAAAACCCTCCATTCCTCCCGAACCGAGGAAATACAGGGAGGGAGGCTACCTCCGGAAGCTCCCGGCGGATCCCTGGGGAAGCCCCTTCGTCTACCGCCGCCCCGGCGACCACGGCGAATACGACCTGTTCTCCCTCGGTGCCGACGGCGAAGAGGGAGGAGACGGTCCGGGGAAGGATATAACCAACTGGGAGTAG